A single window of Anopheles moucheti chromosome 2, idAnoMoucSN_F20_07, whole genome shotgun sequence DNA harbors:
- the LOC128299114 gene encoding uncharacterized protein LOC128299114: MEEKSSLFESKHCLSLKCVLFLFYGGLGCIYPFLQSNMSHKGFAYNEIYSISVIIPLTALLGPLVFALLVDKWAIGNAFAYGKRLRILTAVTIIASMVLYVLLMFAVSRTPPPEMCPPQASFLCNRKGAFIVQEKCSTSGICHDWAAGKTGMLSLENCTYSCQKENQFESTCYSRHAQSAQMAAWLREQEEAQDDDEGAVLDLGSGQGTIERDSDGDGIPDNLDTDDDNDGIPDARDPDSSNDLDGDGIPNELDPDDDNDGVPDEKDDDDDNDGIPDDQDVDDDNDGIPDTLEGKAKSNDLDGDGIPNDQDPDDDNDGVPDTEDDDDDNDGIPDDKDLDDDNDGVPDALEGKAKTNDLDGDGIPDDQDTDDDNDGIPDKEDDDDDNDGIPDAEDVDDDNDGIPDVLESTPRTNDLDGDGIPNELDDDDDNDGIPDAEDTDDDNDGIADDQDVDDDNDGIPDALEGKAKFNDLDGDGIPNDLDTDDDNDGIPDAQDQDDDNDGIPDDKDTDDDNDGVPDAKDRSNANDLDGDGVPDAEDDDDDNDGIPDAEDTDDDNDGIPDADDPDDDNDGIPDALEGRPVTHDLDGDGIPDDEDPDDDNDGIPDTEDDDDDNDGIPDSEDVDDDNDGILDVHDPGQRSKNDLDGDGIPNDEDPDDDNDGIPDDQDSDDDNDGIPDADDDDDDNDGVPDSQETVIVPTAIVCADADEEDEICHTYSDGSIQVKATFDAHNERDEGDECSYPLDGFRCPLDKAWVKAQQAGCKPVVQCDIADPYEDSESLLYGTTCDGDEDNDGDDDEGDSTFYYYLSIRSLLDFFLLSGLTLLNTIIVIVTRDRTTSGVADFGRQLVWGAVGWIIFFNDDYEQPYMLFVLLYTTAAVILLSPLKMDLSPAEEWWQLRTTPQKFVSVPACRKYLQRCWLPFLVAIGLGSLWSVIDSIDESHMINLPASDADEGDDSKQQSTVFQTLVRTVLLAGDLLAIPVLIYSRHIIEVFGTCKILVGAFLSLVLRFILLAILDYALWDVVEDWLLPTTLGLTWVTLVLHFREQLPRKVSALAQALPVIAHFGFGRFFGALIGIEHHYQRLENDYEILAGVLFGLTIISVVLYRYREIVLTYLGQYIPALKPGQANGAASKTKGETNV, from the exons ATGGAGGAAAAATCGTCACTGTTCGAGAGCAAACACTGCCTCTCGCTAAAATGTGTCCTCTTCCTATTCTACGGAG GCCTAGGATGTATCTATCCCTTCCTTCAGTCGAACATGTCCCATAAGGGTTTTGCGTACAATGAGATCTACTCGATATCGGTCATAATTCCGCTGACGGCCCTGCTCGGTCCGCTAGTCTTTGCGCTGCTCGTCGACAAGTGGGCGATCGGAAATGCGTTTGCCTATGGGAAGCGGTTGCGTATCCTTACCGCTGTCACGATCATCGCGTCTATGGTGCTGTATGTGCTGCTGATGTTCGCAGTCAGCAGGACGCCACCGCCGGAGATGTGTCCACCGCAGGCCAGCTTTCTGTGCAATCGCAAGGGCGCATTCATCGTGCAGGAAAAGTGTTCCACAAGTGGCATCTGCCATGATTGGGCGGCAGGGAAG ACGGGAATGCTGAGCTTGGAGAACTGCACGTACAGCTGCCAGAAGGAGAATCAGTTCGAAAGCACGTGTTACTCGCGCCATGCACAatcggcccagatggcggcatGGTTGCGAGAGCAGGAAGAGGCACAGGACGATGATGAGGGTGCGGTGCTAGATTTGGGTAGTGGCCAGGGCACGATCGAGCGCGACTCGGACGGTGATGGCATACCGGACAATCTCGATACGGATGATGACAACGATGGCATCCCGGATGCCCGTGATCCGGACTCGAGCAACGATCTCGATGGTGATGGTATCCCGAACGAACTGGATCCCGATGACGATAACGATGGTGTCCCGGACGAGaaggatgatgacgatgacaaTGATGGCATTCCGGATGATCAGGACGTGGACGATGATAATGATGGTATTCCGGACACGCTGGAGGGTAAGGCCAAGTCGAACGATCTGGACGGGGACGGCATTCCAAACGATCAGGATCCGGACGATGATAATGATGGTGTACCGGATAcggaggatgatgatgatgataatgatggcaTCCCGGATGACAAAGATctggatgatgataatgatggtgTGCCGGATGCGCTGGAGGGAAAGGCCAAAACTAACGACCTGGACGGCGATGGCATACCGGACGATCAGGATAcggatgatgataatgatggcaTACCGGATAAggaggacgatgatgatgacaacGATGGAATACCTGATGCAGAGGACGtagatgatgataatgatggtaTCCCGGATGTGCTAGAAAGTACACCGCGCACGAATGATCTCGATGGCGATGGCATCCCCAACGAGctggacgacgacgatgacaaTGATGGAATTCCGGATGCAGAGGACACGGATGATGACAATGACGGTATTGCGGATGACCAGGACGTGGACGATGACAACGATGGCATACCGGACGCGCTAGAGGGCAAGGCCAAGTTTAACGATCTGGACGGGGACGGCATTCCGAATGACTTGGACACGGACGATGATAACGATGGAATCCCGGATGCGCAGGATCAGGACGATGACAATGATGGTATCCCGGACGATAAGGATACCGATGACGACAATGACGGCGTGCCGGACGCAAAGGATCGCTCCAATGCGAACGATCTcgatggggacggtgtgccgGATGCGgaggatgacgatgacgataatGACGGTATTCCGGATGCGGAAGATACGGACGATGACAATGATGGCATCCCGGATGCGGATGACCCGGACGATGATAACGATGGCATACCGGACGCGCTGGAGGGCCGACCCGTAACGCACGATCTGGACGGGGACGGTATACCGGACGATGAGGATCCGGACGATGACAATGACGGCATCCCGGACACtgaggacgatgatgatgataacgaTGGTATACCGGACTCGGAGGACGTGGACGACGATAACGACGGCATACTGGATGTGCACGATCCGGGTCAGCGTAGCAAGAACGATCTAGACGGTGATGGTATTCCGAACGATGAGGATCCGGACGATGACAATGATGGCATCCCGGACGATCAGGACAGTGACGATGATAACGATGGCATACCGGATgcggacgatgacgatgatgacaaTGACGGTGTGCCGGACAGCCAGGAGACGGTGATCGTACCGACAGCCATCGTGTGTGCGGACGCCGATGAGGAGGATGAGATCTGTCACACGTACAGTGATGGCAGCATACAAGTGAAGGCCACGTTCGATGCGCACAACGAGAGGGACGAAGGAGATGAGTGTAGCTATCCGTTAG ATGGTTTCCGATGCCCACTGGATAAGGCCTGGGTGAAGGCACAGCAGGCAGGATGCAAACCCGTCGTCCAGTGCGATATCGCTGACCCGTACGAAGACAGTGAGAGTCTGCTGTACGGAACCACTTGCGATGGT GACGAGGACAACGATGGTGACGATGACGAGGGTGATTCGACCTTCTACTACTACCTCTCCATCCGCTCGTTGCTGGACTTTTTCCTGCTCAGCGGACTGACGCTGCTGAACacgatcatcgtcatcgtaaCGCGCGATCGCACCACGTCCGGTGTTGCCGACTTTGGTCGGCAACTTGTTTGGGGTGCCGTCGGGTGGATCATTTTCTTCAACGACGACTACGAGCAGCCCTACATGCTGTTCGTACTGCTGTACACCACGGCCGCCGTCATCCTGCTCAGCCCGCTCAAGATGGACCTTTCGCCGGCCGAAGAGTGGTGGCAGCTCCGTACCACGCCGCAGAAGTTTGTGTCGGTACCGGCGTgccgcaagtacctccagcgcTGTTGGCTCCCGTTCCTGGTTGCGATCGGTCTCGGGTCGCTCTGGAGCGTGATCGATTCGATCGACGAATCACACATGATCAACCTACCCGCTAGTGATGCTGACGAGGGTGACGACTCCAAACAGCAGTCGACTGTGTTCCAGACCCTCGTCCGAACGGTGCTACTTGCCGGCGACCTGCTAGCTATCCCGGTACTGATCTACTCCCGCCACATCATCGAGGTGTTTGGAACGTGCAAGATACTGGTCGGTGCGTTCCTGTCCCTCGTCCTTCGCTTCATCCTGTTGGCCATTTTGGATTACGCCCTGTGGGATGTGGTTGAAGACTGGCTGCTGCCAACAACGCTGGGACTTACCTGGGTCACGCTGGTACTGCACTTCCGCGAGCAACTGCCCCGCAAAGTGTCTGCCCTCGCGCAAGCACTACCCGTGATAGCACATTTCGGATTCGGACGCTTCTTCGGTGCACTGATCGGCATTGAGCATCACTATCAGCGGCTGGAGAATGATTACGAAATTTTGGCCGGCGTACTGTTCGGTCTGACCATCATCAGCGTAGTGTTGTACCGCTACCGCGAGATAGTGCTCACCTACCTGGGCCAATACATCCCAGCACTGAAGCCCGGCCAAGCGAACGGTGCCGCGTCAAAGACCAAGGGAGAAACAAACGTTTAA